The Haloarcula laminariae genomic sequence GGTCACGTCCGCCGCGTCGACGTGGCCCGGGAGCGAGATACGCTCGTCGACCCGCCGGCTTCGGTAGCTCATCCCGTCCCCGACCTCGTGTTCGCCGTGGAGGTGGAGGTAGTCGTCGTGGAGGCGAATCGAGAGTTCGTCCCGGTCGAAGCCCGGGAGGTCGGCGAGGACCACGAAGCCGTCGTCGGTCTCCTCGACGGAGACGCCGGCGTCCCAGCCGCCCGCGTCGGCACTGTCGATAGCCCGACCCTCGCTCCGGCCGTCACCGAGCTGTCGGTCCCGGGGACCCAGGCCGCCGAACATCTCGCGGCGCATCTGGTCGAAGAGTCGGTCCATGCCGTCGAAGGGGGTTCGTTGTTCTCTCATAACGACCTTATATTGGTGGGCAGTGGATATAAAGAGATATGGACGCGTGATAGCAGGGCGCCGTCCGGCGTTTCCCGCCCGCGGCTCACCAACCGCGGGGCTTTTTCGCGTCGGGGACACACCGGGGAGTATGACAGACGGGTGGTTCGCCGGGCTGGACCCCGACGACACGACAGCGGCGGCCGAGCGCATCGCGGGCGGGCGGGCCGAGTCCCCGGAGGACTGGCCCGCCGAGGCCGTCGACGCGGGGTTCGCCGAAGACGCCGACGACTACTACGACCGGCTCCACGCGGCGACGACGGCGGCCACCGAGGCGGCCGTCACCGAGCGCGAGCGGGC encodes the following:
- a CDS encoding Hsp20/alpha crystallin family protein codes for the protein MREQRTPFDGMDRLFDQMRREMFGGLGPRDRQLGDGRSEGRAIDSADAGGWDAGVSVEETDDGFVVLADLPGFDRDELSIRLHDDYLHLHGEHEVGDGMSYRSRRVDERISLPGHVDAADVTASYHNGVLEVQCVLAPPEDAGTDIHIE